In the genome of Streptacidiphilus rugosus AM-16, one region contains:
- a CDS encoding LysR family transcriptional regulator, with amino-acid sequence MLNLERLRVLDAVARHGSVTGAAEGLHITTSAISQQLAKLEREAGQQLLAKHGRGIQLTDAGRLLAEHAAGILAQVERARADLEAQRGEVVGELRVGAFPTAARGLLPGALTTLRGAHPQLRVRVLECEPASCVRSLVRGDLDLGIVVDWYNKPFALPSGLLKAPLVTDTVDLAVPADHPLADRTEVGLEDFAEDDWICWREGEFCYDWLVFTMRAKGIEPHIVHHAEEHETQLALVAAGLGVAVLPRLGRGPAPSGVRLLPVRRSISRHLYATWRADADRRPAIRAALTALTALTAPAAPPA; translated from the coding sequence ATGTTGAACCTGGAGCGTCTGCGCGTCCTCGACGCCGTGGCCCGGCACGGCTCGGTCACCGGAGCGGCCGAGGGCCTGCACATCACCACCTCCGCCATTTCCCAGCAGCTCGCCAAGCTGGAACGGGAGGCCGGCCAGCAGCTGCTGGCCAAGCACGGCCGGGGCATCCAGCTGACCGACGCCGGCCGGCTGCTCGCCGAGCACGCCGCCGGAATCCTGGCCCAGGTGGAACGCGCCCGCGCCGACCTGGAGGCCCAGCGCGGCGAGGTCGTCGGGGAGCTGCGCGTCGGCGCCTTCCCCACCGCCGCCCGCGGCCTGCTCCCCGGCGCGCTCACCACGCTGCGCGGCGCGCACCCGCAGCTGCGCGTGCGCGTGCTGGAGTGCGAGCCTGCGAGCTGCGTGCGCAGCCTGGTCCGCGGCGACCTGGATCTCGGCATCGTCGTCGACTGGTACAACAAACCGTTCGCCCTGCCCTCCGGCCTGCTGAAGGCGCCGCTGGTGACCGACACCGTCGACCTGGCCGTCCCGGCCGACCACCCGCTGGCCGACCGCACCGAGGTGGGGCTGGAGGACTTCGCCGAGGACGACTGGATCTGCTGGCGGGAGGGCGAGTTCTGCTACGACTGGCTGGTCTTCACCATGCGGGCCAAGGGAATCGAACCGCACATCGTCCACCACGCCGAGGAGCACGAGACCCAGCTGGCCCTCGTCGCCGCGGGCCTCGGCGTCGCCGTCCTGCCCCGCCTCGGACGCGGCCCCGCGCCGTCCGGCGTCCGCCTGCTGCCGGTCCGCCGCTCGATCAGCCGCCACCTCTACGCCACCTGGCGCGCCGACGCGGACCGCCGCCCCGCGATCCGCGCGGCCCTGACCGCGCTGACGGCGCTGACCGCGCCGGCGGCACCGCCCGCGTAG
- a CDS encoding thioredoxin-like domain-containing protein encodes MASRARVRAPQLVGKGGWLNTGGKELTLADLRGKIVVLDFWTFCCINCLHVLDELRELEEAHRDTLVIIGVHSPKFVHEAEHQAVVDAVARYGVEHPVLDDPELATWKQYAVRAWPTLVVIDPEGYVVAQHAGEGHAHAIASLVAELEAEHGEKGTLRRGDGPYVAPETVPGALKFPGKAVALPGGGYLVADSGHHSLVELAEDGETVVRRIGSGDRGFVDGKAEEARFSEPQGLALLGTDEVVVADTVNHALRAVTLATGEVRTLAGTGRQWWQNSATSGPAREVDLSSPWDVAVFDGAVWIAMAGTHQLWTYDPAALTVQVAAGTTNEGLVDGPPLEAWFAQPSGLAASADGTRLWVADSETSAVRWVEAGTHVVRTAVGTGLFDFGHRDGVAEQALLQHPLGVTVLPDGSVAVSDTYNHALRRYDPASGEVSTLATDLREPSGAVVVGEDVVVIESARHRLTRMRLPEAAVRVEAAAHRTQRPATEVAPGTLTLDVVFAPPAGQKLDETYGPATRLLVSSTPPELILSGSGNDTALRRELALNPEVSEGVLHVSAMAASCDADPAIEFPTCHVHQQDWGVPVRVTDAGTARLALVLAGMDEQ; translated from the coding sequence ATGGCATCACGTGCACGCGTTCGCGCCCCCCAGCTCGTCGGCAAGGGCGGATGGCTCAACACGGGCGGCAAGGAACTCACCCTTGCCGACCTGCGAGGAAAGATCGTCGTCCTCGATTTCTGGACCTTCTGCTGCATCAACTGTCTCCATGTGCTCGACGAGCTCCGCGAGCTGGAGGAGGCGCATCGGGACACGTTGGTGATCATCGGGGTGCACTCGCCCAAGTTCGTGCACGAGGCCGAGCACCAGGCCGTGGTCGACGCCGTCGCGCGGTACGGGGTGGAGCACCCCGTGCTGGACGACCCGGAGCTTGCGACGTGGAAGCAGTACGCCGTGCGGGCGTGGCCGACGCTGGTGGTGATCGATCCCGAGGGGTACGTCGTCGCGCAGCACGCCGGGGAGGGGCACGCGCATGCGATCGCCTCGCTGGTCGCGGAGCTGGAGGCGGAGCACGGGGAGAAGGGGACGCTGCGGCGCGGGGACGGTCCTTATGTCGCGCCGGAGACGGTGCCGGGGGCGTTGAAGTTCCCCGGGAAGGCCGTCGCGCTGCCCGGGGGCGGATATCTGGTCGCGGACTCCGGGCACCACTCGCTGGTGGAGCTCGCCGAGGACGGCGAGACCGTCGTGCGACGGATCGGGAGCGGGGACCGGGGCTTCGTCGACGGGAAGGCGGAGGAGGCCCGGTTCAGCGAGCCGCAGGGGCTGGCGCTGCTGGGCACGGACGAGGTCGTCGTCGCGGACACGGTCAACCACGCGCTGCGCGCGGTGACGCTGGCGACGGGTGAGGTCAGGACGCTGGCCGGGACGGGTCGGCAGTGGTGGCAGAACTCCGCGACCAGCGGACCGGCCCGTGAGGTGGATCTCTCCTCGCCGTGGGACGTCGCCGTGTTCGACGGCGCGGTGTGGATCGCGATGGCGGGCACGCACCAGCTGTGGACCTACGACCCGGCCGCCCTGACCGTCCAGGTCGCGGCGGGGACGACCAACGAGGGACTGGTCGACGGGCCGCCGTTGGAGGCGTGGTTCGCGCAGCCGTCCGGGCTGGCCGCGTCGGCGGACGGGACGCGGCTGTGGGTGGCCGACTCGGAGACCTCCGCGGTTCGCTGGGTCGAGGCGGGCACCCACGTGGTGCGGACCGCCGTGGGCACCGGGCTCTTCGACTTCGGCCACCGTGACGGCGTCGCCGAGCAGGCGCTGCTGCAGCACCCGCTCGGGGTGACCGTGCTGCCGGACGGGTCCGTGGCCGTCTCGGACACCTACAACCACGCGCTGCGCCGCTACGACCCCGCCTCCGGCGAGGTCAGCACGCTGGCGACGGATCTGCGGGAGCCGTCGGGCGCGGTCGTGGTCGGCGAGGACGTGGTCGTGATCGAGTCCGCGCGGCACCGGCTGACCCGGATGCGGCTGCCGGAGGCGGCGGTGCGGGTCGAGGCGGCCGCGCACCGGACGCAGCGTCCGGCGACCGAGGTGGCGCCGGGCACGCTGACGCTGGACGTCGTCTTCGCGCCGCCCGCCGGGCAGAAGCTGGACGAGACCTACGGTCCGGCGACCCGGCTGCTGGTCAGCTCCACCCCGCCGGAGCTGATCCTGTCCGGTTCAGGCAACGACACCGCTCTGCGTCGCGAGCTGGCCCTCAACCCGGAGGTCTCCGAGGGCGTGCTGCACGTCTCGGCGATGGCCGCCTCCTGCGACGCGGACCCGGCGATCGAGTTCCCCACCTGTCACGTGCACCAGCAGGACTGGGGCGTGCCGGTGCGCGTCACGGACGCGGGGACGGCGCGGCTGGCGCTGGTGCTCGCGGGGATGGACGAGCAGTAG
- a CDS encoding DMT family transporter: MPATIAPRPTQVVAAHRPSLVRRLAGWRLKFAALSLIWGFSFLFMKVGNRGFAPLQVTLGRLVAGSAVLLVVLLAKRQPLPRGAGVWWRLAVAAFLLNALPFALFAYSETRIPSQLAGICNATSPLWGMLLSLVALAEDRPSPRRMAGLGVGFLGVLTVLGVWQGFHGVDPLGAGLALAASLSYPVGWIWVRRTLAGRSESNLSLTTGQLLLASTQLAIVSAFCTHLPGSFELAPTLSVLALGVLGTGFAFLLQYGLVAEVGPTTAQTVTYLTPLVATVAGVVVLGEALHWNTPVGAVIVLLGAALVQRGQ; encoded by the coding sequence ATGCCCGCCACCATCGCTCCGCGTCCCACCCAGGTCGTCGCCGCCCATCGCCCTTCGCTCGTCCGTCGGCTGGCCGGCTGGCGGCTGAAGTTCGCCGCGCTCTCGCTGATCTGGGGGTTCAGCTTCCTGTTCATGAAGGTGGGCAACCGGGGCTTCGCACCGCTCCAGGTCACCCTGGGGCGACTGGTCGCGGGCTCGGCGGTGCTGCTGGTGGTGCTGCTCGCCAAGCGGCAGCCGCTGCCGCGCGGCGCCGGCGTCTGGTGGCGGCTGGCGGTCGCGGCCTTCCTGCTGAACGCCCTGCCCTTCGCCCTGTTCGCCTACTCGGAGACGCGCATCCCCTCCCAGCTGGCGGGCATCTGCAACGCGACCTCGCCGCTGTGGGGGATGCTGCTCTCCCTGGTCGCACTCGCCGAGGACCGGCCGAGTCCGCGGCGCATGGCCGGGCTCGGCGTCGGATTCCTGGGCGTGTTGACGGTGCTGGGCGTCTGGCAGGGATTCCACGGCGTGGACCCGCTGGGCGCGGGGCTGGCCCTGGCCGCCTCGCTGAGCTACCCCGTCGGCTGGATCTGGGTCCGCCGCACACTGGCGGGCCGCAGCGAGTCGAACCTCTCCCTGACCACCGGACAGCTCCTGCTGGCGAGCACCCAGTTGGCGATCGTCTCGGCGTTCTGCACGCACCTGCCCGGCAGCTTCGAGCTCGCCCCCACGCTCTCGGTGCTCGCCCTGGGCGTGCTCGGCACGGGCTTCGCCTTCCTGCTCCAGTACGGCCTGGTGGCCGAGGTCGGCCCGACCACCGCGCAGACGGTCACCTACCTCACCCCGCTGGTGGCCACGGTGGCCGGGGTCGTGGTGCTGGGCGAGGCGCTGCACTGGAACACCCCGGTGGGCGCGGTGATCGTGCTGCTGGGTGCGGCGCTGGTCCAGCGCGGACAGTAG
- a CDS encoding SseB family protein has product MYGYEQPQQGPNQGYQQPYPEPTPPSLADAVRAFTSGAMTVEDFQSVFITSKVYCPRGERPGFLALHNTPQPVIPMFSSLKELRRYAGKDSKYFTVSGAEVLDLLPTGYGFAMDMEGEHRMVFDAKSVEQMVDFTMRRMYG; this is encoded by the coding sequence GTGTACGGCTATGAGCAGCCCCAGCAGGGGCCGAACCAGGGTTACCAGCAGCCCTACCCGGAGCCCACTCCGCCCTCGCTGGCGGACGCGGTCCGGGCCTTCACCTCGGGCGCGATGACGGTCGAGGACTTCCAGTCGGTCTTCATCACCTCCAAGGTCTACTGCCCGCGCGGCGAACGCCCCGGCTTCCTGGCCCTGCACAACACGCCGCAGCCGGTGATCCCGATGTTCAGCTCCCTCAAGGAGCTGCGCCGCTACGCGGGCAAGGACTCGAAGTACTTCACGGTCAGCGGGGCAGAGGTGCTCGACCTGCTGCCCACCGGCTACGGCTTCGCGATGGACATGGAGGGCGAGCACCGGATGGTCTTCGACGCGAAGTCTGTCGAACAGATGGTCGATTTCACCATGCGGAGGATGTACGGCTGA
- a CDS encoding pirin family protein gives MPAVTVENPLVLPRVETPDPAATTARPVLGVVTAPEGFEGEGFPVRRAFAKINTKFLDPFIMMDQMGEVEYAAGEPKGTPWHPHRGFETVTYLIDGEFVHQDSTGGGGFLGGGDTQWMTAGSGILHIETPPESLVLTGGLFHGIQLWVNLPASDKMIEPKYQDIHGGEVKLLTTPDGGAVLRLIAGDLGGHDGPGSTFTPITMIHATVSPGARITLPWRPDFNALVYVLNGEGTVGEENRPIHMGQAAVFGDGDSIALQASAMQESRSPNLDVIILGGLPIREPVAHYGPFVMNSHQELQQAIEDFNAGRFGQIPPSAS, from the coding sequence ATGCCCGCTGTGACCGTTGAGAACCCGCTGGTTCTGCCGCGGGTGGAGACGCCCGACCCGGCGGCGACGACCGCACGCCCGGTCCTGGGCGTCGTCACCGCGCCCGAGGGCTTCGAGGGCGAGGGATTCCCGGTCCGCCGGGCCTTCGCCAAGATCAATACGAAGTTCCTCGACCCGTTCATCATGATGGACCAGATGGGTGAGGTGGAGTACGCGGCCGGCGAGCCCAAGGGAACCCCCTGGCACCCGCACCGCGGCTTCGAGACCGTCACCTACCTGATCGACGGCGAGTTCGTGCACCAGGACTCCACCGGCGGCGGCGGATTTCTCGGCGGCGGCGACACCCAGTGGATGACGGCGGGTTCCGGGATCCTGCACATCGAGACCCCGCCCGAGTCGCTGGTCCTCACCGGCGGCCTCTTCCACGGAATCCAGCTGTGGGTGAACCTGCCGGCCTCGGACAAGATGATCGAGCCGAAGTACCAGGACATCCACGGCGGCGAGGTGAAGCTGCTGACCACCCCGGACGGCGGCGCGGTGCTGCGCCTCATCGCCGGCGACCTCGGCGGCCACGACGGGCCCGGCTCGACCTTCACCCCGATCACCATGATCCACGCCACCGTCAGCCCCGGAGCCAGGATCACCCTGCCGTGGCGCCCGGACTTCAACGCGCTCGTCTACGTCCTGAACGGCGAGGGCACGGTGGGCGAGGAGAACCGTCCGATCCACATGGGCCAGGCGGCGGTCTTCGGCGACGGCGACAGCATCGCCCTGCAGGCGTCGGCGATGCAGGAGTCGCGCTCGCCCAATCTCGACGTCATCATTCTCGGCGGCCTGCCCATCCGCGAACCGGTCGCACACTACGGACCTTTCGTGATGAACAGTCATCAGGAACTGCAGCAGGCAATCGAGGATTTCAACGCCGGACGATTCGGGCAGATCCCCCCGTCCGCGTCCTGA
- a CDS encoding IS701 family transposase, which produces MTPGELDQVREDLVAFTAEMFEAFARTDQHRWGQAYVRGLLLDGRRKSVEPMAARLGEDGNRQALAHFVTSSPWDWAHVRARLAWRMHEAIDPSVLVVDDTGFLKDGDASAGVSRQYTGTAGKVTNCQVGVSVHLARDHASAPVNWRLFLPKSWDPGSDQADPVKVARRDRCGIPADLGHVEKWQLALDMIDETRSWGVDVPLVLADAGYGDAAAFRLGLNQRGLHYVVGISTTPTAHPASARPVTPPYSGTGRPPVPKYPEAARSVKALVIEAGRSAARPVQWREGSRPGTGRSGYKRMYSRFVALRIRPAGREIRDATQGVELAECWVLAEWPAKEAEPVQFWLSDLPADTPLTTLVRLAKLRWRIEHDYREMKQALGLAHFEGRTFNGWHHHVTLVSLAHAFCTLRRLTTAPKDAAPA; this is translated from the coding sequence GTGACACCTGGGGAGTTGGATCAGGTCCGGGAGGACCTGGTGGCGTTCACGGCGGAGATGTTCGAGGCGTTCGCGCGCACCGATCAGCACCGCTGGGGGCAGGCGTATGTGCGTGGGCTGCTGTTGGACGGGCGGCGCAAGTCAGTGGAGCCGATGGCCGCCCGGCTGGGAGAGGACGGAAACCGCCAGGCCCTGGCCCATTTCGTGACCTCCAGCCCGTGGGACTGGGCGCATGTGCGGGCGAGGCTGGCGTGGCGGATGCACGAGGCGATCGACCCGAGCGTGCTGGTCGTGGACGACACCGGGTTCCTCAAGGACGGCGACGCTTCCGCGGGCGTGTCGCGGCAGTACACCGGCACCGCGGGCAAGGTCACCAACTGCCAGGTCGGCGTGTCGGTGCACCTGGCCCGCGACCACGCCTCCGCGCCGGTCAACTGGCGCCTGTTCCTGCCCAAGTCCTGGGACCCGGGCTCGGATCAGGCCGACCCCGTCAAGGTCGCCCGCCGGGATCGCTGCGGCATCCCGGCCGACCTGGGCCACGTCGAGAAGTGGCAACTCGCGCTCGACATGATCGACGAGACCCGCTCGTGGGGCGTGGACGTGCCGCTGGTCCTGGCGGACGCGGGCTATGGCGACGCTGCCGCGTTCCGGCTGGGGCTGAACCAGCGCGGTCTGCACTACGTAGTCGGGATCTCGACCACACCCACTGCCCATCCGGCTTCGGCCCGCCCGGTCACGCCGCCGTACAGCGGCACCGGGCGGCCACCGGTGCCGAAGTACCCCGAGGCGGCCCGCTCGGTCAAAGCCCTGGTCATCGAGGCAGGGCGAAGTGCGGCACGTCCGGTGCAGTGGCGCGAGGGTTCACGTCCGGGCACGGGCCGCAGCGGCTACAAGCGCATGTACTCGCGTTTCGTGGCCCTGCGGATCCGCCCCGCCGGACGCGAGATCCGCGACGCCACCCAGGGCGTGGAACTCGCCGAGTGCTGGGTGCTGGCCGAATGGCCCGCGAAGGAAGCAGAACCGGTCCAGTTCTGGCTCTCCGACCTGCCTGCCGACACCCCACTGACCACCCTGGTCCGGCTGGCCAAACTGCGCTGGCGGATCGAGCACGACTACCGCGAGATGAAACAGGCCCTCGGCCTGGCCCACTTCGAGGGCCGCACGTTCAACGGCTGGCACCACCACGTCACCCTGGTCTCCCTCGCCCACGCGTTCTGCACGCTGCGCAGGCTGACCACCGCCCCAAAAGACGCGGCGCCGGCCTGA
- a CDS encoding SMI1/KNR4 family protein, whose amino-acid sequence MWRELVLEVFGDAVCGEPASEKALADVAEALGQPISPDLASLLAECDGVRGPTALDVVWSAERIVRDNLVFRSTPDFRSLYMPFEPVMFFGDNGGGDHFAFVRQPERDEVFVWDHETDSRYLVTYSLRDYLTRALKAQGDWYRND is encoded by the coding sequence GTGTGGCGTGAACTGGTCCTTGAGGTGTTCGGGGACGCCGTGTGTGGTGAGCCGGCATCCGAGAAGGCGCTGGCTGATGTGGCTGAGGCGCTGGGACAGCCGATCTCGCCGGACCTTGCGAGCCTGCTCGCCGAGTGCGACGGGGTCCGCGGCCCCACCGCACTGGACGTCGTCTGGAGCGCCGAGCGCATCGTGCGGGACAACCTCGTCTTCCGGTCCACACCGGACTTCCGGAGCTTGTACATGCCGTTCGAGCCGGTCATGTTCTTCGGGGACAACGGGGGCGGAGACCACTTCGCCTTCGTTCGGCAGCCTGAACGTGACGAGGTCTTCGTCTGGGACCACGAGACGGACAGCCGCTATCTCGTGACCTACAGCCTCCGGGACTACCTGACGCGGGCCCTGAAGGCACAAGGCGACTGGTACCGGAACGACTAG
- a CDS encoding protein phosphatase 2C domain-containing protein has product MRVEMAGEPQRVDRPNEDFVASSGDAFVMLDGCSSPTAMENGCEHGTAWFVRRLGVHLLARLTDRPDRTMAQCLSDAIAETASLHGARCDLAHPNTPAAMVVAARGHGPSLQYLVLGDSQLVLDRDGNYAVIGDNQPFPAGEGLRRQVYAAAHGSPERASLHMRYALAVRAARNTGHGPWVASALPRAAEFAETGSAPLAELRAFAALTDGAARFVDRFDLGGWPDAMRLMDQRGPAELVRRVREAEATDPACARWPRGKSRDDATALYARVR; this is encoded by the coding sequence ATGCGTGTGGAGATGGCGGGGGAACCGCAGCGGGTCGACCGTCCGAACGAGGATTTCGTGGCGTCGTCCGGCGACGCCTTCGTCATGCTGGACGGCTGCAGCTCGCCGACGGCGATGGAGAACGGCTGTGAGCACGGGACGGCCTGGTTCGTCCGCCGTCTCGGCGTGCACCTGCTGGCCCGGCTGACGGACCGGCCGGACCGGACGATGGCCCAGTGTCTGAGCGACGCCATCGCCGAGACGGCGTCCCTGCACGGTGCCCGGTGCGATCTCGCGCATCCGAACACGCCCGCCGCGATGGTCGTCGCGGCCCGAGGTCACGGCCCCTCGCTGCAGTACCTCGTACTCGGGGACTCGCAGCTGGTGCTCGACCGCGACGGCAACTACGCCGTGATCGGCGACAACCAGCCCTTTCCCGCGGGGGAGGGCCTGCGCCGCCAGGTCTACGCGGCCGCCCACGGCAGTCCTGAACGGGCCTCCCTGCACATGCGCTACGCGCTGGCGGTGCGGGCCGCGCGGAACACCGGGCACGGCCCGTGGGTCGCCTCCGCGCTGCCCCGCGCGGCGGAGTTCGCCGAGACGGGCAGCGCCCCGCTCGCCGAGCTCCGCGCGTTCGCGGCGCTCACCGACGGGGCGGCGCGGTTCGTCGACCGGTTCGATCTGGGCGGCTGGCCCGACGCGATGCGTCTGATGGACCAGCGCGGCCCGGCCGAGCTGGTCCGCCGGGTCCGCGAGGCCGAGGCCACGGACCCGGCGTGCGCCCGCTGGCCGCGGGGCAAGAGCCGTGACGACGCCACGGCCCTCTACGCCCGCGTGCGCTAG
- a CDS encoding acyl-CoA dehydrogenase has product MGHYKSNLRDLEFNLFEVLGRDEVYGTGPFADMDVETAKSILSEISRLAENELAASFADADRNPPVFDPETNTAPIPATFKKSYEAFMDAEWWRLGIPEAIGGTPTPNSLVWAYAEMVLGANPAIWMYSSGPAFAGVVEEEGTEEQHKVAQLMVDKGWGATMVLTEPDAGSDVGAGRTKAVLQEDGSWHIEGVKRFITSGEHDMSENIIHLVLARPEGHGPGTKGLSLFIVPKYDFDWETGELGERNGAYATNVEHKMGLKASNTCEMTFGAKHPAKGWLVGEKHDGIRQMFRIIEFARMMVGTKAIATLSTGYLNALEYAKERVQGPDLAEFLDKTAPRVTITHHPDVRRSLLTQKAYAEGMRALVLYTASVQDEIQLAKARGEDASAPERLNDLLLPIVKGYGSEKSYEQLAQSLQTFGGSGFLQEYPIEQYIRDAKIDTLYEGTTAIQGQDFFFRKIVKDQGQALTALSEQILKSIAGGVGGEELAAERDLLAAAAGDLEAIVGAMLAQLGSVEQDLRNMYKVGQNTTRLLLASGDVVIGWLLMRAAAVAQAKLAAGASEKDVPFYQGKIAAARFFTRNVLPGVHTQRLLAEGIDNAIMDLPEAAF; this is encoded by the coding sequence ATGGGTCACTACAAGTCCAACCTCCGCGACCTTGAGTTCAACCTCTTCGAGGTACTCGGTCGCGACGAGGTCTACGGCACCGGGCCGTTCGCCGACATGGACGTCGAGACGGCGAAGTCCATCCTGAGCGAGATCTCCCGCCTCGCGGAGAACGAGCTGGCGGCCTCCTTCGCCGACGCCGACCGCAACCCGCCGGTCTTCGACCCGGAGACCAACACCGCGCCGATACCCGCGACGTTCAAGAAGAGCTACGAGGCCTTCATGGACGCCGAGTGGTGGCGTCTGGGCATCCCGGAGGCGATCGGCGGCACGCCCACCCCGAACTCGCTGGTCTGGGCGTACGCCGAGATGGTGCTCGGCGCCAACCCGGCCATCTGGATGTACTCCTCCGGCCCGGCCTTCGCCGGCGTCGTCGAGGAGGAGGGCACCGAGGAGCAGCACAAGGTCGCCCAGCTGATGGTCGACAAGGGCTGGGGCGCCACCATGGTGCTGACCGAGCCCGACGCGGGCTCCGACGTCGGCGCCGGCCGCACCAAGGCCGTGCTGCAGGAGGACGGCTCCTGGCACATCGAGGGCGTCAAGCGCTTCATCACCTCGGGCGAGCACGACATGTCCGAGAACATCATCCACCTGGTGCTGGCCCGCCCCGAGGGCCACGGCCCCGGCACCAAGGGCCTCTCCCTTTTCATCGTGCCGAAGTACGACTTCGACTGGGAGACCGGCGAGCTGGGCGAGCGCAACGGCGCCTACGCCACCAACGTCGAGCACAAGATGGGCCTCAAGGCTTCGAACACCTGCGAGATGACCTTCGGCGCCAAGCACCCGGCCAAGGGCTGGCTGGTCGGCGAGAAGCACGACGGCATCCGGCAGATGTTCCGCATCATCGAGTTCGCCCGCATGATGGTCGGCACGAAGGCGATCGCCACCCTCTCCACCGGCTACCTGAACGCGCTGGAGTACGCCAAGGAGCGCGTGCAGGGCCCGGACCTGGCCGAGTTCCTCGACAAGACCGCGCCTCGCGTCACCATCACGCACCACCCGGACGTGCGCCGCTCGCTGCTCACGCAGAAGGCCTACGCCGAGGGCATGCGCGCCCTGGTCCTCTACACGGCCTCCGTGCAGGACGAGATCCAGCTGGCCAAGGCCCGCGGCGAGGACGCCTCCGCGCCCGAGCGCCTGAACGACCTGCTGCTGCCGATCGTCAAGGGCTACGGCTCGGAGAAGTCCTACGAGCAGCTCGCCCAGTCGCTGCAGACCTTCGGCGGCTCCGGCTTCCTGCAGGAGTACCCGATCGAGCAGTACATCCGGGACGCCAAGATCGACACCCTGTACGAGGGCACCACCGCCATCCAGGGCCAGGACTTCTTCTTCCGGAAGATCGTCAAGGACCAGGGCCAGGCGCTGACCGCCCTGTCGGAGCAGATCCTCAAGTCGATCGCGGGCGGCGTGGGCGGCGAGGAGCTGGCCGCCGAGCGCGACCTGCTGGCCGCCGCCGCGGGCGACCTGGAGGCCATCGTCGGCGCGATGCTGGCCCAGCTCGGCTCGGTCGAGCAGGACCTGCGCAACATGTACAAGGTCGGCCAGAACACCACCCGACTGCTGCTCGCCTCCGGCGACGTGGTCATCGGCTGGCTGCTGATGCGCGCCGCGGCGGTGGCCCAGGCCAAGCTGGCCGCCGGTGCGTCCGAGAAGGACGTGCCGTTCTACCAGGGCAAGATCGCGGCGGCCCGCTTCTTCACCCGGAACGTCCTGCCGGGCGTCCACACGCAGCGTCTGCTCGCCGAGGGCATCGACAACGCGATCATGGACCTCCCCGAGGCGGCGTTCTGA
- a CDS encoding M18 family aminopeptidase: MTPATAAASTSHAFDRSHTDDLITYLQSSPSPFHAVASAAARLEKAGFRQVEETAAWEGTPGGRYLIRGGALVAWYVPEDATPDTPFRIIGAHTDSPNLRVKPIPDTGSAGWRQVAVEIYGGVPLNTWLDRDLGLSGRLALRDGSTVLVQLDEPLLRVPQLAIHLDRSVNDALTLDRQRHVTPIWGLGKVDEGSLIAYVAASAGLAPEDVAGWDLMVHDVQPPSYLGRDRELLAAPRLDNLLSVHAGTAALAAAALQGGLTSIPVLAAFDHEENGSESDTGAQGPLLGNVLDRSVFARGGSLEDRARALAGTVCLSSDMGHAVHPNYSERHEPGHHPMPNGGPILKVNVNNRYATNAVGRAVFASACERAGVPWQTFVSNNSVPCGTTIGPITAARLGIATVDCGIAALSMHSARELCGADDPFLLASALKAFLES; the protein is encoded by the coding sequence TTGACCCCCGCCACAGCCGCCGCCTCCACCAGCCACGCGTTCGACCGCAGTCATACCGATGACCTCATCACCTATCTGCAGTCCAGCCCCTCGCCGTTCCACGCGGTGGCGAGCGCGGCGGCGCGGCTCGAGAAGGCCGGCTTCCGGCAGGTCGAGGAGACGGCGGCCTGGGAGGGCACCCCCGGCGGCCGCTACCTGATCCGCGGCGGCGCGCTGGTGGCCTGGTACGTCCCCGAGGACGCGACCCCGGACACCCCCTTCCGGATCATCGGGGCCCACACCGACTCGCCGAACCTCAGGGTCAAGCCGATCCCGGACACCGGCTCGGCCGGCTGGCGCCAGGTCGCCGTCGAGATCTACGGCGGCGTCCCGCTCAACACCTGGCTCGACCGCGACCTCGGCCTCTCCGGACGCCTCGCGCTGCGCGACGGCAGCACCGTCCTGGTCCAGCTCGACGAGCCGCTGCTGCGGGTGCCGCAGCTGGCGATCCACCTCGACCGCAGCGTCAACGACGCGCTGACCCTGGACCGGCAGCGCCACGTCACGCCGATCTGGGGTCTGGGCAAGGTCGACGAGGGCTCGCTCATCGCCTACGTCGCCGCGTCGGCCGGGCTCGCGCCGGAGGACGTGGCCGGCTGGGACCTGATGGTCCACGACGTCCAGCCGCCCTCCTACCTGGGCCGCGACCGGGAGCTGCTGGCCGCGCCGCGACTGGACAACCTGCTCTCCGTCCACGCGGGCACCGCCGCCCTCGCGGCGGCCGCCCTCCAGGGCGGACTGACGAGCATCCCGGTGCTAGCCGCCTTCGACCACGAGGAGAACGGCAGCGAGTCCGACACCGGCGCCCAGGGCCCGCTGCTCGGCAACGTCCTCGACCGCTCCGTCTTCGCCCGCGGCGGCAGCCTGGAGGACCGCGCCCGCGCGCTGGCCGGCACCGTCTGTCTCTCCTCGGACATGGGCCACGCCGTCCACCCGAACTACAGCGAGCGCCACGAGCCTGGCCACCACCCGATGCCGAACGGCGGCCCGATCCTCAAGGTCAACGTCAACAACCGCTACGCGACCAACGCCGTGGGCCGCGCCGTCTTCGCGAGCGCCTGCGAGCGGGCCGGGGTGCCGTGGCAGACCTTCGTGTCCAACAACTCCGTCCCCTGCGGCACGACCATCGGCCCGATCACCGCGGCCCGGCTGGGCATCGCGACGGTCGACTGCGGCATCGCGGCGCTGTCCATGCACTCGGCCCGCGAACTGTGCGGCGCGGACGACCCGTTCCTGCTGGCGAGCGCGCTCAAGGCGTTCCTGGAGAGCTGA